In Ferroplasma sp., a single window of DNA contains:
- a CDS encoding ABC transporter substrate-binding protein codes for MKNSIKVVIVVIVAIILIGTAFLVLYHPTEQFTDTAQTAAPEQLDPATGFFTTNGPLFSAVFNTLVEFNGSSTSVVPVLANHVYNPNDKNYTFDIRPYANFSNGQQLNASSVWFSFERGIIMGQGPYSSDYSGILFNSTCYGNTSIGIALPNGTIPALESAGYKITGNMSQQYKTAAMDLDNILSHFNYNATEMKVMTYKGQALVVNSNDNVSINTMVPYSYLLQDIAGWWGDIVEPSYVDAHGGVTYNSPNSYLDANGVIGSGPYIISSVGKGFSTIVLKANPNYWVDGHNSSVPAIAQPAHIKTVVIKYGLSHADRLEDFDRGISQISTIAPTSFKQMIDGYHIKADRNSSLVQTSPEIGVFYISMDMADLYTNNTHFMEALYDALNYSAELKVYDNNYNGTPEAYEELGPLSPVYGTAYYNPNHYPLPTQNLNGAIKNLTIAGKEMNFHVTLPNGSKIGATNKGSIDLSSHKFVLTGISPLTTVETSELTIAVDSFSDIGLTFTTTAVTESNANTWTNATVTPQFTDLAWLPDYPDPIGQQLISVYDVSDGGAFGGNDAWVDNETLQGIFTNLDFENVTVQEKAMYNVQNLTYNQYAYMWLPVPNNIWFVAPDVHGFVYNTIISAYFYNLMTVSGKLTSSIGFMSIYAFVANMDMAIINIAPKF; via the coding sequence ATGAAGAATAGTATAAAAGTTGTAATAGTAGTCATAGTGGCTATTATTCTGATCGGAACAGCATTTTTGGTGTTATACCATCCGACAGAACAGTTCACTGATACAGCTCAGACGGCAGCCCCGGAGCAATTGGATCCGGCAACAGGTTTCTTTACAACTAATGGACCTCTATTCTCAGCGGTGTTTAATACTTTAGTTGAGTTCAACGGAAGCTCAACAAGCGTTGTCCCTGTTTTAGCCAACCATGTTTATAATCCAAATGACAAAAACTATACTTTTGATATAAGGCCATATGCAAACTTCAGCAATGGACAGCAGTTGAATGCGTCCTCAGTATGGTTTTCATTTGAGCGTGGAATAATAATGGGCCAGGGACCATATTCATCCGATTATTCAGGAATACTTTTCAACTCAACCTGCTACGGGAATACAAGCATAGGAATAGCCCTTCCCAATGGAACAATACCTGCACTGGAATCAGCAGGCTATAAAATAACAGGCAATATGTCCCAGCAGTACAAGACAGCAGCCATGGATCTTGATAATATACTGTCCCACTTCAATTACAATGCAACTGAAATGAAGGTAATGACATATAAAGGTCAGGCACTTGTTGTTAATTCAAATGACAATGTGTCAATAAACACCATGGTGCCTTATTCCTATTTATTGCAGGATATAGCAGGGTGGTGGGGAGACATAGTGGAGCCCAGCTACGTGGATGCACACGGCGGGGTTACATACAATTCTCCAAACTCATACCTTGATGCAAACGGCGTAATAGGATCAGGTCCATACATAATATCAAGCGTGGGAAAGGGTTTCTCAACCATAGTGCTGAAGGCAAACCCCAACTACTGGGTGGATGGCCATAACAGCAGCGTACCTGCAATAGCACAGCCAGCACACATAAAGACAGTGGTAATAAAGTACGGCTTATCTCATGCTGACAGGCTGGAAGACTTCGACAGAGGAATATCACAGATATCCACAATAGCCCCAACATCATTCAAGCAGATGATAGATGGTTACCACATAAAGGCTGATAGGAATTCATCATTGGTACAGACTTCTCCTGAAATAGGAGTGTTTTATATATCTATGGATATGGCTGATCTTTATACTAATAATACACATTTCATGGAAGCACTTTACGATGCACTGAACTACTCAGCGGAGTTGAAAGTATATGACAATAACTACAACGGTACTCCGGAAGCCTATGAGGAATTGGGCCCATTATCACCAGTATATGGAACAGCATACTACAACCCCAATCATTATCCTCTGCCTACACAGAATTTGAATGGTGCCATAAAGAATTTAACTATAGCAGGTAAAGAGATGAATTTTCACGTTACACTTCCCAATGGTAGCAAAATAGGTGCTACGAATAAGGGCAGTATAGATCTTAGTTCACATAAATTTGTGTTAACAGGTATTTCACCTCTGACAACCGTAGAAACGTCTGAACTTACAATTGCAGTGGATTCATTCTCTGATATAGGTCTAACGTTTACAACAACTGCCGTAACCGAGTCGAATGCAAATACATGGACTAATGCGACAGTTACACCGCAATTTACAGATTTGGCATGGCTTCCAGATTATCCGGATCCAATAGGTCAGCAATTAATATCCGTTTATGATGTCTCAGATGGTGGGGCATTCGGAGGTAACGATGCATGGGTAGATAATGAGACACTACAGGGAATATTTACTAATCTGGATTTTGAGAATGTTACTGTGCAGGAAAAAGCGATGTATAACGTACAGAACCTTACATACAACCAGTATGCATATATGTGGCTACCAGTTCCAAACAATATATGGTTCGTGGCACCTGATGTACATGGATTTGTGTATAACACTATTATATCGGCTTATTTCTATAATCTTATGACCGTGAGTGGAAAACTGACAAGCTCTATAGGATTTATGAGTATATACGCATTTGTAGCTAATATGGATATGGCTATAATAAATATAGCACCAAAATTTTAA
- a CDS encoding xanthine dehydrogenase family protein molybdopterin-binding subunit: MDYRDRYVQGKGKYIDDLHFDDMLYMNVVRSPYGRAKIRNVKGGLNASELKLFYKSSMGEMASLGGSSNSVYLEPVFAIDRVNYEGQAVAAVFGKTRYEAEDLLSTVSVEYEPLDAVSSIESGLKSGPIHEGTKDNVLAKSELGEDFDDNDVDFDLTLEDEFFNERIIANSMETRGCIAIYKDSMLTFYVSTQSVQSVKGGLAQALKLKPEQVRVIQADTGGAFGVKGSFYPEYVMAAYASMKYGKPVKWIETRTEHLQAAYPGRGAKAKIKIYARNDGKITGIKGDVYVDAGAYDAGTGSFASRFIAYQITGPYHIEKAYMRAFSVLTNKAPMGPYRGAGRPEAAFFMERMMDLLADRLQMDISEVRLVNASTEPFTSPTGLTITEPTRPFLEKALEAVNYRKVSMEEKTGLAFFVLIPASRPGESARIDVSDGKVVAQLGGNVHGQGHELFVKDILGNSLQVEQDLISLSNGDTSLMESGVGSWGSRTAIAGASALAAVAEKIKQQVIDKYGKYSPEKLLSGNYSAFEFLNIDYDVNSVNFNMITAERDSNNTVRMKDWYSYYDLGHVLSPVNVVAQITGGTLEGVGQMFSESLRYSEEGQLMTTSITDAGVLAADYAPNLHIKWVENGSPAPDRAKGLGEAPTIGTPAALARAIELVTRNRVKNTPIKLEDLAKL; encoded by the coding sequence ATGGATTACAGGGATAGGTATGTACAGGGAAAGGGTAAGTATATAGATGATTTGCATTTCGATGACATGCTTTATATGAATGTTGTAAGAAGCCCATACGGCAGGGCAAAGATAAGGAATGTGAAGGGGGGGTTGAATGCATCTGAACTCAAACTTTTCTACAAATCATCCATGGGCGAAATGGCATCTCTGGGCGGATCGTCTAATTCTGTTTATCTCGAGCCCGTATTTGCAATAGACCGTGTAAACTATGAGGGACAGGCAGTTGCTGCTGTTTTCGGTAAAACGAGGTATGAGGCTGAGGATTTATTGAGCACGGTATCTGTTGAGTATGAGCCGCTGGATGCTGTTTCAAGCATAGAATCAGGGCTGAAAAGTGGGCCAATTCACGAGGGCACAAAGGACAATGTACTTGCAAAGTCAGAACTGGGAGAAGATTTCGACGATAACGATGTGGATTTTGATCTTACACTTGAAGACGAATTTTTCAATGAAAGGATAATCGCAAATTCCATGGAGACAAGGGGATGCATAGCCATATATAAGGATTCCATGCTTACATTTTATGTTTCCACACAGTCCGTGCAGTCAGTCAAGGGTGGGCTGGCACAGGCATTAAAGTTGAAGCCTGAACAGGTCAGGGTAATACAGGCAGATACAGGCGGTGCGTTTGGTGTTAAGGGTTCCTTCTATCCTGAATATGTTATGGCAGCTTACGCCTCCATGAAGTATGGAAAACCGGTTAAATGGATTGAAACCAGGACAGAACATCTTCAGGCTGCATACCCGGGAAGGGGTGCAAAGGCCAAAATTAAAATTTATGCCAGGAACGACGGGAAAATAACCGGAATAAAGGGAGATGTGTATGTGGACGCCGGGGCATATGATGCAGGCACCGGAAGTTTTGCCTCCAGGTTCATAGCCTACCAGATAACAGGGCCGTATCATATCGAAAAGGCATATATGAGGGCGTTTTCGGTTCTGACCAACAAGGCTCCCATGGGGCCGTACCGTGGTGCAGGTAGGCCGGAGGCTGCATTTTTCATGGAAAGAATGATGGACCTTCTTGCGGACAGGCTGCAGATGGACATATCAGAAGTAAGGCTTGTAAATGCATCCACAGAGCCATTTACATCCCCAACAGGATTAACAATAACTGAGCCCACAAGGCCGTTCCTTGAGAAGGCACTGGAGGCAGTAAATTACAGAAAGGTATCCATGGAGGAAAAAACAGGACTGGCATTCTTTGTCCTTATACCGGCATCAAGGCCCGGCGAGAGTGCCAGAATAGATGTATCAGATGGAAAGGTCGTAGCACAGCTCGGCGGTAATGTGCATGGTCAGGGTCATGAATTATTTGTTAAGGATATTCTGGGAAACTCACTTCAGGTGGAGCAGGATCTTATTTCACTGTCAAATGGAGATACATCACTTATGGAAAGTGGTGTGGGTTCCTGGGGAAGCAGAACTGCAATAGCAGGTGCATCTGCCCTTGCTGCTGTGGCAGAAAAAATCAAACAGCAGGTTATAGATAAGTATGGAAAATATAGCCCTGAAAAACTTCTATCAGGCAATTACAGCGCCTTTGAATTCCTGAATATCGACTACGATGTAAATTCAGTAAATTTCAATATGATCACCGCTGAAAGGGATTCTAACAATACAGTAAGAATGAAAGACTGGTATTCATATTACGATCTTGGCCACGTGCTGAGCCCTGTAAACGTTGTTGCTCAGATAACTGGTGGTACCCTTGAAGGAGTTGGCCAGATGTTTTCTGAATCTCTTAGGTACTCTGAAGAGGGCCAGCTAATGACCACAAGTATAACAGATGCAGGAGTGCTTGCGGCAGATTATGCACCGAATCTTCATATAAAATGGGTTGAGAATGGATCACCCGCACCGGACAGGGCAAAAGGGCTCGGAGAGGCACCTACAATAGGCACGCCGGCTGCACTTGCAAGGGCCATAGAACTGGTAACTAGGAACAGGGTCAAAAATACCCCAATAAAACTTGAAGACCTGGCAAAATTATAA
- a CDS encoding aldose 1-epimerase produces MILENGKTKCSLNPMGAYLEELYIDGKSIIRKSPDRHVTHGGAAVLFPFGNRIRNADYYYGGLEYRLPENDGRNSIHGLVRDRLFNYISGKYYMEFYTYFRSKSYPGIAWIGVRYEIQENEFRTLFTVKSILRTIPVEIGFHPYFTVDGEYSIDYTGSAMELEYRDGYFPDGNYFPVNLKQTHMSKLKLDNAFMIDSDIILSDESHRVLIKRKNMPFAVIYNGEYAGGNAVAIEPMTGAPDVYHNGIGLINLEKGKTFQCSYSISLLE; encoded by the coding sequence ATGATACTGGAAAATGGAAAAACTAAATGTAGCCTTAACCCAATGGGTGCATATCTTGAAGAATTATATATTGATGGCAAATCCATAATAAGAAAAAGTCCAGACAGGCATGTAACCCATGGTGGGGCGGCTGTGCTGTTTCCATTCGGGAACAGAATAAGAAACGCAGATTATTATTATGGTGGATTAGAATACCGGTTGCCAGAAAATGATGGCAGGAATAGTATCCACGGCCTGGTCAGGGATAGGCTTTTTAACTACATCTCGGGAAAGTATTATATGGAATTTTATACCTATTTCAGAAGTAAATCATATCCTGGCATTGCCTGGATAGGTGTCAGGTATGAAATTCAGGAAAATGAATTCAGAACATTATTCACTGTGAAATCAATTTTAAGGACAATTCCAGTTGAGATTGGATTCCATCCATACTTTACAGTTGATGGAGAATATTCAATAGATTATACAGGCAGTGCCATGGAACTTGAATATAGGGATGGCTACTTCCCTGATGGGAATTATTTTCCTGTAAATCTAAAACAAACCCATATGAGCAAATTGAAACTTGACAATGCCTTCATGATTGATTCTGACATTATCCTCAGTGATGAAAGCCATAGGGTTTTAATAAAACGTAAAAACATGCCCTTTGCTGTAATATACAACGGTGAATATGCCGGGGGAAATGCCGTTGCCATAGAACCTATGACCGGGGCTCCTGATGTTTACCATAACGGAATCGGCCTGATAAACCTTGAAAAGGGAAAAACCTTTCAGTGTTCATACTCTATTTCTTTACTAGAATAA
- a CDS encoding glucose 1-dehydrogenase, with protein sequence MNTIDLSGKVAIVTGASGGIGKAVAITLASAGASVAVHYGHNKAAADETVREIESLKGKAVAVSADMTKPEDVEKLFEFVDSRLGTVDILVNSAGIDGPRQTLGNDSIDEWQKVISVNLFGPYYCSRMAVQRMIKKHSGVIINITSDHVKIPWAGYTAYCSAKAGLDMLTKTLAQETADKGIRVLSIAPGAIKTAINKTVWEDPEMLKDLDNKIAMGVPGDSKDVANAVLFAASDLASYMTGTSLVVDGGMLIYPDFRHGG encoded by the coding sequence ATGAACACAATAGATCTTTCAGGAAAGGTTGCCATTGTGACCGGTGCAAGTGGTGGCATTGGGAAGGCTGTGGCCATTACTCTTGCCTCTGCTGGTGCTTCCGTAGCTGTTCATTACGGCCACAATAAGGCGGCTGCCGATGAAACTGTAAGGGAAATTGAATCTTTAAAGGGAAAGGCAGTTGCTGTATCAGCCGATATGACAAAGCCTGAAGATGTTGAAAAGCTCTTCGAATTTGTTGATTCCAGACTGGGTACAGTAGATATACTGGTGAATTCTGCAGGCATTGATGGGCCAAGGCAGACACTGGGTAATGATTCCATAGATGAATGGCAGAAGGTGATTTCAGTAAACCTTTTCGGGCCATACTACTGCTCTCGCATGGCAGTTCAGCGCATGATAAAGAAACACAGCGGTGTTATAATAAATATTACGTCGGACCATGTGAAAATACCATGGGCCGGATACACTGCCTACTGCAGTGCCAAGGCTGGTCTTGATATGCTAACAAAAACTCTTGCACAGGAAACAGCTGATAAGGGAATAAGGGTGTTATCCATAGCCCCTGGAGCAATAAAAACCGCAATAAACAAAACGGTATGGGAGGATCCGGAAATGCTAAAGGACCTGGATAATAAGATAGCCATGGGGGTTCCTGGGGATTCGAAGGATGTTGCAAATGCTGTACTGTTTGCCGCCAGCGATCTTGCATCGTATATGACCGGGACATCTCTGGTTGTGGATGGTGGAATGTTAATATATCCTGATTTCAGGCATGGTGGATAA
- a CDS encoding MFS transporter, translating into MIAAALTDKYGRKFLLITDAAIYTIGALLSAFSVDLVMLLVSRTFIGLAVGADSAIATAYIVEYAPKNRRGHLSLMQQWMITWGILGAYLVGMLVFFIAPGLAYAVDWRVLLGVAAIPSLIGLVFRFYMPESPRWLILHEKYDKAKASLKRFNITATDSQLKETHGVLAKLETKMKATPGIKRAFVIVGLFMMFQQITGINVPFYYGPTVIADLHIFGSTGGSYLSNAVFGIEASSILALINVLATLIGFRLIDSYGRRHLALVGYGGMALFDFIGTALYLDHIDIGLLIGFAGFIIFFAFAVGGTGWLLQGEYFPTQYRGLFASLIAVVDWISNFAIIEIFPVMHVDIGLGYTMAVFGVLSAIAVIIFYIIMPETKGRSVEEVTEMFENNTLLKVKDALPAVEPSNAGKK; encoded by the coding sequence CTGATAGCAGCGGCCCTGACAGATAAATATGGGAGAAAGTTCCTGCTCATAACAGACGCCGCTATTTATACAATAGGTGCATTATTATCTGCATTTTCAGTGGATCTTGTGATGCTACTTGTATCAAGAACCTTTATCGGTCTGGCGGTGGGAGCAGACTCAGCAATAGCCACAGCCTACATTGTTGAATATGCACCTAAAAACCGCAGGGGGCATCTATCTCTTATGCAGCAGTGGATGATTACATGGGGTATACTGGGAGCATATCTTGTAGGCATGTTGGTCTTCTTCATAGCACCAGGGCTTGCCTATGCAGTGGACTGGAGGGTCCTCCTCGGTGTGGCAGCAATACCATCATTGATCGGGCTTGTTTTCAGGTTCTATATGCCGGAGTCACCCAGATGGTTGATACTGCACGAAAAGTATGATAAGGCTAAAGCATCATTGAAGAGGTTCAATATAACGGCAACCGACAGCCAGCTCAAAGAAACACACGGTGTGCTTGCCAAGTTAGAAACAAAGATGAAGGCAACACCAGGAATCAAGAGGGCTTTTGTAATAGTAGGATTATTCATGATGTTCCAGCAAATAACCGGTATAAACGTACCCTTCTATTATGGTCCAACTGTAATAGCTGACCTACATATATTCGGATCAACAGGTGGCTCATATCTATCTAATGCTGTATTCGGAATAGAGGCTTCATCCATACTTGCATTAATAAATGTTCTTGCAACACTTATAGGATTCAGGCTTATAGATTCATATGGAAGAAGGCATCTAGCCCTAGTAGGATATGGTGGCATGGCATTATTCGATTTCATAGGAACTGCCCTCTATCTCGATCATATAGATATAGGGCTTCTTATAGGATTTGCTGGATTCATCATTTTCTTTGCATTTGCAGTGGGCGGAACCGGCTGGCTTCTGCAGGGTGAATACTTTCCGACACAGTACAGGGGATTATTTGCATCCCTGATTGCAGTTGTAGACTGGATATCAAACTTTGCCATCATAGAAATATTCCCTGTAATGCATGTTGATATTGGTCTTGGATATACAATGGCTGTCTTTGGTGTACTTTCAGCAATAGCAGTCATAATATTCTATATAATCATGCCAGAAACCAAGGGAAGGTCTGTGGAAGAAGTCACTGAAATGTTTGAAAACAACACCCTGTTAAAGGTAAAAGATGCCTTGCCTGCCGTTGAACCATCAAACGCTGGCAAGAAATAA
- a CDS encoding DUF996 domain-containing protein, which yields MYRQHIPELESAKTYGIIGIILQFIGVAADVFLHGLGFIISIVGLILLLLAIKSISDYYGNGKPFRYILYSIISSIVFGVISALFIILFLVPVILGISASSNPGSAAPALLSNIGLIFTVILLVILAVLIPIIFEYLAYNEIADLTGIGDFHTAALLLLIGIILTVIVVGVLLLIVGIIMLIIGFSKLPDYAKPVVIDQPGAQDYNQGFNY from the coding sequence ATGTACAGGCAGCATATACCGGAACTGGAATCAGCAAAAACATATGGCATTATAGGAATAATCCTGCAATTTATTGGAGTTGCCGCAGATGTTTTTCTTCATGGACTCGGTTTCATAATAAGCATAGTGGGACTCATATTATTATTGCTGGCAATAAAATCCATATCTGACTATTATGGAAACGGCAAACCCTTCAGATACATTCTGTACAGTATTATTTCTTCAATAGTATTTGGCGTCATAAGTGCATTATTTATAATCCTGTTCCTGGTGCCTGTGATTCTGGGAATCAGCGCATCTTCAAATCCCGGCAGTGCTGCCCCGGCATTGCTGAGCAACATAGGCCTTATTTTCACAGTTATACTTCTGGTTATACTTGCAGTCTTAATTCCAATAATATTCGAGTATCTTGCTTATAATGAAATAGCAGATCTCACTGGAATAGGGGATTTCCACACAGCGGCTCTTTTGCTTCTGATAGGAATTATACTCACGGTAATCGTGGTAGGAGTGTTGCTTCTAATAGTGGGAATAATAATGCTTATTATAGGTTTCAGCAAACTTCCTGATTATGCAAAGCCGGTTGTAATAGACCAGCCGGGGGCACAGGATTATAATCAGGGCTTTAACTATTAG
- a CDS encoding IS607 family transposase, translated as MGKIYTIREACDILQIDATTLRRWDREGKIHCIRLSNNFRRVPEEEINRILGIKSNRTDAIYARVSSNGQKNDLYNQINRLKSLHPDALVYSDVRSGLKFNRKGFIELLNMIEDNKINNIYITHKDRLARFGFDLIEDICRIHNTRIIEVEGEEIQSANEELTNDLISIITSFSARLYGIRSQKMKNILEAVKE; from the coding sequence ATGGGCAAGATATACACAATCAGGGAAGCATGCGATATATTGCAGATAGATGCAACAACATTAAGAAGATGGGATAGAGAGGGGAAAATACACTGCATAAGGCTTTCAAACAACTTCAGAAGGGTACCGGAGGAGGAAATAAACAGGATATTAGGAATAAAGAGCAACAGAACAGATGCAATATATGCAAGGGTATCATCCAATGGCCAGAAGAATGATTTATACAATCAGATAAATAGATTAAAATCATTGCATCCTGATGCATTGGTATACTCGGATGTAAGGTCAGGATTAAAATTTAACAGGAAGGGATTTATTGAATTATTGAATATGATAGAGGACAATAAGATAAACAATATTTACATTACACATAAGGATAGATTGGCAAGATTCGGGTTTGATTTAATAGAGGATATATGCAGGATACATAATACAAGAATAATAGAGGTGGAGGGTGAGGAGATACAATCAGCCAATGAGGAATTAACTAATGATTTAATATCCATAATAACATCATTCTCAGCAAGATTATATGGTATCAGGTCACAGAAAATGAAGAATATTTTAGAGGCTGTGAAGGAATGA
- a CDS encoding transposase, translated as MSHLWKSDGDKRTIAFGYTPDSVILKYLADMRDLTNKAIINAYSIAKSNNNELPSPITLRKSLKKYYDNNIDYAKHHINPVCRTAIAILRSYKKNNDGELKIIKAGKLAMRIDSELVKIENNKLRLTVKPHEYEYIHIVDKNKKFNEYSEYKLSEVLLTDRKVCITFRVGSLNKPVIEDNIIGFDLNFKSVDYTVIKSNEIVKVDTIDTSDIARAQRDYARKRKKIQKHVKNPAKRNRKLKDAKHRQKNTVRDKLQKLTTKIVNNNSEKTFVFEDLTGIKKEGKKKHRDNKDSKSNAAYNKNNKSKRFRTDINRWPYRLFQRLIDYKSNNRTLYINPEGTSSECPVCGGKLKHPIWKISQCNNCGIAFNRDRLSSLSISVRGLYLCGTPFAVSGSASWHSMKNDYLYHPDQVVVENVQRLQERNA; from the coding sequence ATGAGCCATTTATGGAAGTCTGATGGTGATAAAAGAACAATAGCATTCGGCTATACTCCTGATTCTGTTATTTTAAAATATTTAGCTGATATGAGGGATCTAACAAATAAGGCCATAATAAATGCATATTCAATAGCCAAATCCAACAATAATGAACTGCCATCCCCTATTACCCTGAGGAAATCATTAAAGAAATATTATGATAACAATATTGATTATGCCAAACACCATATTAATCCAGTGTGCAGAACTGCCATAGCAATATTAAGGTCCTATAAAAAGAACAATGATGGAGAGTTGAAGATTATCAAGGCAGGGAAGCTTGCCATGAGGATAGACTCCGAGCTTGTAAAGATAGAGAATAATAAACTGAGACTAACAGTAAAGCCCCATGAGTATGAATACATTCACATTGTTGATAAGAATAAAAAATTCAATGAATACTCTGAATATAAATTATCAGAGGTATTATTGACAGATAGAAAAGTATGCATTACGTTCAGGGTAGGAAGCCTAAACAAGCCTGTAATAGAAGACAATATAATAGGATTTGACCTTAACTTCAAATCGGTTGATTATACAGTGATAAAAAGCAATGAAATCGTGAAGGTTGATACAATAGATACATCTGACATAGCAAGGGCACAGAGGGACTATGCAAGAAAGAGAAAAAAGATTCAGAAGCATGTCAAGAATCCTGCCAAAAGGAACAGGAAATTGAAGGATGCAAAACACAGGCAGAAGAACACTGTAAGGGATAAATTGCAGAAGCTTACCACTAAAATTGTAAACAATAACAGTGAAAAGACCTTTGTGTTCGAGGATTTAACAGGCATAAAAAAAGAGGGAAAAAAGAAACATAGGGATAATAAGGATAGTAAAAGCAATGCAGCATATAATAAAAACAACAAATCAAAAAGGTTCAGGACAGATATCAACAGATGGCCTTACAGATTATTCCAGAGGCTTATAGATTATAAATCAAATAATAGAACATTATACATAAATCCAGAGGGGACTTCTTCTGAATGTCCTGTATGTGGTGGTAAATTAAAGCACCCAATCTGGAAGATATCTCAATGCAACAACTGTGGTATAGCCTTTAACAGGGATAGATTGTCATCATTATCTATTTCAGTCAGGGGATTGTACCTTTGCGGCACCCCGTTTGCCGTGAGTGGCAGTGCCTCCTGGCATTCCATGAAGAATGATTACCTGTACCATCCAGATCAGGTAGTTGTTGAGAATGTACAGCGACTGCAAGAAAGAAATGCATAA